The following proteins come from a genomic window of Denticeps clupeoides unplaced genomic scaffold, fDenClu1.1, whole genome shotgun sequence:
- the LOC114778032 gene encoding ladderlectin-like, whose translation MCSCVFNYQHSEALHLLPGPVSLYSRLITMAALHILLICCFTVLPIIRADCDSAFNGYSYSLINSAKDWASAERDCQSRGGNLASVQSEPEMQFMRNTFSSNVQTFWIGATDAPKEGVWLWSNGKPWGYSNWNGGEPNNSGGRENCIHVLVGLSMRWNDLPCDNVLPYLCAKKL comes from the exons ATGTGCTCCTGTGTCTTCAACTACCAGCATTCTGAGGCTCTTCATCTCCTGCCAGGCCCAGTGTCTCTTTATTCCAGGCTAATCACCATGGCAGCGCTACACATCCTGCTGATCTGCTGCTTCACCGTCCTGCCCATCATCAGAGCAG ATTGTGACTCGGCTTTCAATGGTTACAGCTACTCACTTATCAACTCCGCAAAAGACTGGGCTTCTGCAGAG CGGGACTGCCAGAGCCGTGGTGGGAACCTGGCTTCGGTCCAGTCTGAGCCGGAGATGCAGTTCATGCGAAACACCTTCAGTTCCAACGTTCAGACGTTCTGGATTGGAGCCACCGACGCTCCCAAG GAGGGAGTGTGGCTCTGGAGTAATGGGAAACCATGGGGATATTCCAACTGGAATGGTGGGGAACCAAACAATTCTGGAGGACGCGAGAACTGCATTCATGTGTTGG TTGGTCTCAGCATGAGGTGGAACGACCTTCCCTGTGACAACGTTCTTCCCTACCTGTGTGCCAAGAAACTCTAA